GGGCAGGCTGATGACCACGTCCTTCTTGGCCTCTGTGACCGGCAGGCCGCCCGCCCCCTGCGGATATCGGGCATAGGCCGGCTGCAGGTGGCAGGGGATCGGATAATAGACCGCCGTCGGCACGCCGTGGGCCTTCAGGTGGGCGGCCAGGCCGTCACGGTCGGGATGTTCGATCGTGTACTGGGCCCAGTTGGAGACCCCGCCCGAAATCACCTGTGGCACGGCGCTGACATGGGGGGCCAGGCGTTCGTTGTAGCGGGCGGCGATGCGGTTGCGCCATTCGATCTCCTGGCCGAAGACCTTCAGCTTCTCGATCAGAACGGCCGCCTGGATCGTGTCCAGACGCGAGTTCATGCCGATCCGCATGTTCAGATATTTGGGGTCGTGATCAAAGGTGCGGCCCACCAGATCCTTGGCCACAGCCTTGCCATGGACGCGCAGGCTGTCGATTTCCTGGGCCAGGTCGTCGTCGTTCGTCAGCACCGCCCCCCCGTCGCCATAGCAACCCAGGGGCTTGGCCGGAAAGAAGCTGGTGGTCGTGACATCCGCCCATTTCAGCGGGTGTTCGCCGTTCAGGGTGCAGCCGAAGCCTTGGGCCGAATCCGAGATCAGCTTCAGTCCGTGGCGGTCGCAGATGGCGCGAATGGCCGGATAGTCGGCGGGCTGGCCGAACAGGTCGACGGCGATGACGACCTTGGGCATCAGCCGCCCCTCGGCCTTCACCGCCTCGATCGAGGCTTCCAGATGCGCCGGATCCATATTGTAGGTCGCCGTGTCGATATCGACGAAGACCGGCGTACAGCCCAGCCACGGCACGATCTCAGCCGTCGCGGCAAAGGTGAAGCTGGGCACGAAGATCGCGTCGCCCGGACGCAGGCCCCAGGCCATCAGCGGAAGGATCAGGGCGTCCGTCCCATTGGCACAGCCCAGGGCGTGCTTCGCCTGGCCAAACGCGGCCAGATCGGCCTCGAACTGGCGCACCT
The genomic region above belongs to Brevundimonas vitisensis and contains:
- a CDS encoding DegT/DnrJ/EryC1/StrS family aminotransferase; its protein translation is MSIAFIDLQAQRLRLNGAIEAAVQDAVTGGAWVMGPQVRQFEADLAAFGQAKHALGCANGTDALILPLMAWGLRPGDAIFVPSFTFAATAEIVPWLGCTPVFVDIDTATYNMDPAHLEASIEAVKAEGRLMPKVVIAVDLFGQPADYPAIRAICDRHGLKLISDSAQGFGCTLNGEHPLKWADVTTTSFFPAKPLGCYGDGGAVLTNDDDLAQEIDSLRVHGKAVAKDLVGRTFDHDPKYLNMRIGMNSRLDTIQAAVLIEKLKVFGQEIEWRNRIAARYNERLAPHVSAVPQVISGGVSNWAQYTIEHPDRDGLAAHLKAHGVPTAVYYPIPCHLQPAYARYPQGAGGLPVTEAKKDVVISLPMHSDLDEATQDTIIAAVASYKV